In Arthrobacter citreus, a genomic segment contains:
- a CDS encoding O-methyltransferase, with translation MSADKQTSWSYTEGLPFEDEVLLRARERSYELGVSPVSTGVGAALTVLAAASKAQTVVEVGTGAGVSGVCLLRGLGPQSVLTTIDSDVDHLRAAREAYREAGVPGNRTRTISGRAAEVLPRLTDGAYDMVFIDADKPSFPLYVTQAVRLLKRGGLLVVNDALDHGKVSDPAVREATTNIMRKVGKAIRENEALVSSLLPTGDGLLLAVKTGS, from the coding sequence ATGAGCGCCGACAAGCAGACCAGCTGGTCCTACACGGAGGGGCTGCCCTTCGAGGACGAAGTTCTGCTGCGTGCGCGGGAGCGCTCCTATGAGCTCGGTGTTTCTCCGGTTTCCACCGGCGTGGGAGCCGCCCTGACCGTGCTCGCCGCCGCTTCCAAGGCGCAGACCGTGGTGGAGGTGGGCACCGGAGCCGGTGTTTCCGGCGTCTGCCTGCTCCGTGGACTCGGACCGCAGTCGGTGCTGACCACCATCGACTCGGACGTGGACCATCTGCGGGCTGCACGCGAGGCATACCGGGAAGCCGGCGTGCCGGGGAACCGGACACGGACCATTTCCGGGCGTGCGGCCGAGGTCCTCCCCCGGCTCACCGACGGAGCGTATGACATGGTGTTCATCGACGCGGATAAGCCGTCGTTTCCGCTCTACGTGACGCAGGCGGTCCGCCTCCTCAAGCGCGGCGGACTGCTGGTGGTCAACGACGCGCTGGACCACGGCAAGGTGTCAGATCCCGCCGTGCGGGAAGCAACCACCAACATTATGCGCAAGGTAGGCAAGGCCATCCGGGAGAACGAGGCGCTCGTTTCATCCCTCCTTCCCACCGGGGACGGCCTGCTGCTGGCCGTAAAGACCGGCAGCTAG
- the dapE gene encoding succinyl-diaminopimelate desuccinylase, translating into MTQTPSRTLDLTRDVALLTADLMDIESVSGNEKEVADAVEAALRSLEHLEVVRDGDSIIARTSLGRGERVLLAGHLDTVPLPTVEGSRGTVPSTWDGEVLYGRGATDMKGGVAVQLALAAELTAPNRDVTYVFYDHEEVEASLSGLGRLQRSYPDWLAADFAVLLEPTNGTVEGGCNGTMRFHATTTGRAAHSARAWMGENAIHAAAEILARLRDHEPATVSVEGLEYRESLNAVKIWGGTAGNVIPDSATVEINYRFAPDKGIEEAEAYVRQLLDGFDLVRTDAASGARPGLDRPAAASFVAAVGAEPKPKYGWTDVARFSELGIPAVNFGPGDALLAHTDNEHVHADAVRACLGALRSWLS; encoded by the coding sequence ATGACACAAACGCCATCCCGGACCTTGGACCTGACCCGCGACGTTGCCCTGCTCACCGCAGACCTCATGGACATTGAGAGTGTCTCCGGCAACGAAAAGGAGGTGGCCGACGCCGTGGAGGCGGCGCTGCGTTCCCTCGAGCATCTGGAAGTGGTGCGCGACGGCGACTCCATCATCGCGCGGACATCCCTGGGCCGCGGGGAGAGGGTTCTCCTGGCCGGACACCTGGACACGGTGCCGCTGCCGACGGTTGAAGGTTCGCGCGGAACGGTCCCCTCCACCTGGGACGGCGAGGTGCTTTACGGACGCGGCGCCACCGACATGAAGGGCGGGGTTGCCGTGCAGCTGGCGCTGGCCGCCGAACTCACCGCCCCGAACCGGGACGTGACCTACGTGTTTTATGACCACGAGGAAGTGGAGGCGTCCCTGAGTGGACTGGGCCGGCTGCAGCGCAGCTATCCGGACTGGCTGGCAGCGGACTTCGCGGTGCTCCTGGAACCGACCAACGGCACCGTGGAGGGCGGCTGCAACGGCACCATGCGTTTTCACGCCACCACCACGGGCCGCGCCGCGCACTCTGCCCGGGCCTGGATGGGCGAGAACGCCATCCACGCGGCGGCGGAGATCCTGGCGCGGCTGCGGGACCATGAGCCGGCCACCGTGAGCGTTGAGGGACTGGAGTACCGGGAATCGCTGAATGCGGTGAAAATCTGGGGCGGCACCGCGGGAAACGTCATTCCGGACTCAGCCACCGTGGAGATCAACTACCGGTTCGCTCCGGATAAGGGCATCGAGGAAGCGGAGGCCTACGTGCGGCAGCTGCTTGACGGGTTTGACCTCGTCCGCACCGATGCGGCATCGGGCGCCCGGCCCGGACTGGACCGGCCGGCCGCAGCGAGCTTTGTTGCCGCCGTCGGGGCCGAGCCCAAGCCCAAATACGGCTGGACCGACGTCGCCCGCTTCAGCGAACTGGGCATTCCCGCCGTGAACTTTGGCCCGGGGGACGCGCTGCTGGCCCATACCGACAACGAACACGTGCACGCCGATGCCGTCCGGGCCTGCCTGGGCGCGCTGCGCAGCTGGCTGAGCTAA
- the galE gene encoding UDP-glucose 4-epimerase GalE produces MRILVTGGTGYIGSHTTLALLESGHDVVVLDNLANSSKESLNRVQDLAGRSAEFVRADLLDEQAVDAVFTDHAIDAVIHFAGLKAVGESVAKPLYYYHNNVGGTLNLLRMMDKHDVRTLVFSSSATVYGASEEVPLTENTPMDAVNPYGRTKEQIEDILADLGAADGRWNIALLRYFNPAGAHESGRIGEDPTGVPNNLLPFVAQVAVGRREKVMVFGDDYPTPDGTGVRDYIHVVDLAAGHLAALEFITAKSGVHRWNLGTGNGSSVLQVLAAFGKAAGREIPYEVTARRPGDAAVSYADPSAALMDLGWSAQRTLEAMCEDHWRWQKNNPQGYAGS; encoded by the coding sequence ATGCGAATACTTGTTACCGGAGGCACGGGATACATCGGTTCCCACACGACACTGGCCCTGCTGGAATCCGGCCACGACGTGGTTGTGCTGGACAACCTGGCCAACTCCAGCAAAGAGTCACTGAACCGGGTCCAGGACCTGGCCGGGCGCAGTGCGGAGTTTGTCCGCGCTGACCTGCTCGACGAGCAGGCCGTTGACGCCGTTTTTACCGACCACGCGATCGACGCCGTCATCCACTTTGCCGGGCTGAAGGCCGTTGGGGAGTCCGTGGCGAAGCCCCTGTACTACTACCACAACAACGTGGGCGGCACCCTAAACCTGCTGCGCATGATGGACAAGCACGACGTCCGGACCCTGGTCTTCAGCTCCTCGGCCACCGTGTACGGAGCCTCCGAAGAGGTTCCGCTGACCGAAAACACGCCGATGGACGCGGTGAATCCCTACGGCCGCACCAAGGAACAGATCGAAGACATCCTGGCCGATCTGGGTGCCGCCGACGGGCGCTGGAACATCGCCCTGCTGCGCTACTTCAATCCGGCCGGCGCCCACGAGTCGGGCCGGATCGGCGAAGATCCCACCGGCGTTCCGAACAACCTGCTGCCGTTCGTGGCCCAGGTGGCCGTGGGCCGCCGGGAAAAGGTGATGGTATTCGGCGACGACTACCCCACCCCCGACGGCACCGGCGTGCGCGACTACATCCACGTCGTGGACCTCGCCGCAGGCCACCTGGCCGCGCTCGAATTCATCACCGCCAAGTCCGGCGTGCACCGCTGGAACCTCGGCACCGGCAACGGTTCCTCGGTGCTGCAGGTGCTGGCCGCTTTCGGCAAGGCTGCCGGCAGGGAGATTCCCTACGAAGTCACCGCCCGCCGCCCGGGTGACGCGGCCGTCAGCTACGCCGACCCGTCCGCGGCGCTGATGGATCTCGGCTGGTCCGCCCAGCGCACGCTTGAGGCCATGTGCGAGGACCACTGGCGCTGGCAGAAGAACAATCCCCAGGGTTACGCCGGTTCCTAG
- a CDS encoding TIGR00730 family Rossman fold protein, whose protein sequence is MEFSDNTSRPRIGTPRKRGPVELRRAQAAAPQSDRYLLDGSDQTHFTHTDPWRVLRIQSEFVEGFGTLSELGPAVSVFGSARSTPGSPYYKLGEEVGRLLAEEGLAVITGGGPGSMEAANKGAVEADGLSVGLGIELPFETGLNDWVDLGINFRYFFVRKTMFVKYAQGFIVLPGGFGTMDELFEAMTLVQTQKVTSFPIVLIGTDFWSPLMDWVRGTLLAEGMISAKDLDLIHVVDDPAEAVRLMIADSAGHVSP, encoded by the coding sequence ATGGAATTCAGCGACAACACGTCACGTCCCCGTATCGGCACGCCCCGGAAGCGGGGGCCCGTGGAACTGCGCCGGGCGCAGGCTGCCGCGCCGCAGTCGGACCGGTACCTGCTGGACGGCAGCGATCAGACGCATTTCACGCATACCGATCCGTGGCGGGTGCTGCGCATCCAGAGCGAGTTTGTGGAGGGCTTCGGCACGTTGTCCGAGCTGGGCCCGGCGGTCAGCGTGTTCGGCTCAGCCCGCAGCACCCCCGGCTCGCCGTACTACAAACTCGGCGAGGAAGTGGGGCGGCTGCTTGCCGAGGAGGGACTGGCGGTGATTACCGGCGGCGGTCCGGGGTCCATGGAGGCGGCGAACAAGGGGGCGGTGGAAGCTGACGGGCTGTCGGTGGGCCTGGGCATTGAGCTTCCCTTTGAGACCGGCCTGAACGACTGGGTGGACCTCGGGATCAACTTCCGGTACTTCTTTGTGCGCAAGACAATGTTCGTCAAGTACGCCCAGGGATTCATCGTCCTTCCGGGCGGGTTCGGAACCATGGATGAACTGTTCGAAGCCATGACCCTGGTGCAGACCCAAAAGGTCACGTCCTTCCCGATTGTCCTGATTGGCACCGACTTCTGGAGCCCGCTCATGGACTGGGTGCGGGGCACCCTGCTGGCCGAGGGCATGATCTCGGCCAAGGACCTCGACCTGATCCACGTGGTGGATGATCCGGCGGAAGCCGTGCGCCTGATGATCGCTGACAGCGCCGGGCACGTCTCGCCGTAG
- the dapD gene encoding 2,3,4,5-tetrahydropyridine-2,6-dicarboxylate N-succinyltransferase, which translates to MTSSTSSPTARIASGLGLATITNDGTVLDVWYPQPVLAALPTDASAGTLAADLTAAAASMTDPDRGTRGEVVSTEIDLDAAPASTADAYLRLHLLSTRLAAPNTLNMDGIFAQLPNVVWTNFGPCAVEGFEAVRLRLRARGPVTVFGVDKFPRMTDYVVPSGVRIADAGRVRLGAHLAEGTTVMHEGFVNFNAGTLGVSMVEGRISAGVVVGNGTDVGGGASIMGTLSGGGREKITLGERVLLGANSGVGISIGNESVVEAGLYITAGTRVSVLVPGEEPQIVKAVELSGVPNLLFRRNSVTGSVEALARSGASVELNAALHAN; encoded by the coding sequence ATGACTTCAAGCACCTCCTCCCCGACCGCCCGCATTGCCTCCGGCCTGGGCCTGGCGACCATCACCAACGACGGAACCGTCCTGGACGTCTGGTACCCGCAGCCCGTGCTCGCAGCCCTCCCCACCGACGCCTCTGCAGGCACTCTCGCCGCAGATCTCACAGCCGCGGCAGCCTCAATGACCGACCCGGACCGCGGCACACGCGGCGAGGTCGTCAGCACCGAAATTGACCTGGACGCCGCTCCGGCTTCCACCGCCGACGCCTATCTGCGCCTGCACCTGCTGTCCACCCGTCTGGCCGCCCCGAACACCCTGAACATGGACGGCATCTTCGCGCAGCTGCCCAACGTGGTCTGGACCAACTTCGGCCCGTGCGCCGTCGAAGGCTTCGAAGCCGTCCGCCTGCGCCTGCGCGCCCGCGGACCGGTCACCGTGTTCGGCGTGGACAAGTTCCCGCGCATGACGGATTATGTCGTCCCGTCCGGCGTGCGGATTGCCGACGCCGGCCGGGTCCGCCTCGGCGCGCACCTGGCCGAAGGGACCACGGTCATGCATGAGGGCTTTGTGAACTTCAACGCCGGCACGCTCGGCGTTTCCATGGTGGAAGGACGCATTTCCGCCGGCGTGGTGGTGGGCAACGGAACCGACGTGGGTGGCGGCGCCTCCATCATGGGCACCCTCTCCGGCGGTGGCCGGGAGAAGATCACGCTCGGCGAGCGGGTCCTGCTGGGGGCCAACTCCGGCGTGGGCATCAGCATCGGGAACGAATCGGTGGTGGAAGCGGGCCTGTACATCACCGCCGGCACCCGGGTGTCAGTGCTGGTTCCGGGCGAGGAACCGCAGATCGTCAAGGCTGTGGAGCTTTCCGGAGTTCCCAACCTGCTCTTCCGCCGCAACTCGGTCACGGGCAGCGTGGAAGCGCTGGCCCGCAGCGGAGCGTCGGTGGAGCTCAACGCCGCCCTGCACGCCAACTAG
- a CDS encoding ABC transporter permease subunit: MGGFFALFEDYDVVAAFWVNIQLAFWAALASLVLGTILAVMRISPIASLRWFGTAYVNIFRNTPLTIIMVFSVLGLWGQLQVNFVKDFNFNFFLLAVLSLSIYHAAFVCEAIRSGVNTVPLGQAEAARSIGLSFLPAAWLIILPQAFRGAVAPLGNVIIALVKNTTVAAAASVAEASGLMKTMIEFRPDVMTQVFLTFAIGFVIIVIPIGLLTTWASKKLAVAR, translated from the coding sequence ATGGGTGGATTCTTCGCCCTCTTCGAGGATTACGACGTCGTTGCGGCGTTCTGGGTCAACATCCAGCTGGCGTTCTGGGCAGCCCTGGCATCGCTGGTGCTCGGCACCATCCTCGCCGTTATGCGGATTTCGCCGATCGCCAGCCTGCGCTGGTTCGGCACCGCCTATGTCAATATCTTCCGCAACACTCCGCTGACCATCATCATGGTGTTCTCCGTGCTTGGGCTGTGGGGCCAGCTGCAGGTGAACTTCGTCAAGGACTTCAACTTCAACTTCTTCCTGCTGGCGGTCCTGTCCCTGAGTATTTACCACGCCGCCTTCGTCTGCGAGGCAATCCGCAGCGGCGTCAACACGGTTCCGCTCGGTCAGGCAGAAGCCGCCCGTTCCATCGGGTTGTCCTTCCTGCCCGCAGCGTGGCTGATCATTCTTCCGCAGGCTTTCCGCGGTGCCGTCGCACCGCTGGGCAACGTCATCATCGCCCTGGTGAAGAACACCACGGTGGCCGCCGCAGCCAGCGTTGCCGAGGCCTCGGGCCTGATGAAAACCATGATCGAGTTCCGGCCCGACGTCATGACCCAGGTCTTCCTGACCTTTGCCATCGGCTTTGTCATCATTGTGATCCCCATCGGCCTGCTCACCACGTGGGCCTCCAAGAAACTGGCGGTGGCCCGATGA
- a CDS encoding DNA-3-methyladenine glycosylase I, with protein sequence MNAAAGTDGLLRCPWAVTSPDYQLYHDGEWGRPVSGEAALFERLSLEAFQSGLSWITILRKRPAFRKAFADFDPAVVATFTDADRERLMADAGIVRNRAKINAVIANAQALLQLPEGESLDRLLREHVPNRPRPVPRTLADVPASTAESAALAKALKQRGFRFVGPTTAYAMQQAAGYVNDHLESCWVRDGG encoded by the coding sequence ATGAACGCCGCGGCCGGCACTGACGGTTTACTGCGCTGTCCCTGGGCCGTCACCAGCCCGGATTACCAGCTCTACCATGACGGGGAGTGGGGCCGTCCGGTGAGCGGGGAGGCGGCACTTTTTGAACGGCTGAGCCTTGAGGCCTTTCAGTCCGGGCTGAGCTGGATCACCATCCTGCGCAAGCGGCCGGCGTTTCGGAAGGCGTTCGCAGACTTCGATCCCGCCGTGGTTGCCACCTTCACCGACGCGGACCGGGAGCGGTTGATGGCCGACGCGGGAATTGTCCGTAACCGCGCCAAGATCAACGCCGTCATTGCCAATGCCCAGGCGCTGCTGCAGCTGCCCGAGGGCGAGAGCCTGGACCGGCTGTTGCGGGAACACGTTCCGAACCGGCCGCGCCCGGTACCCCGGACCCTGGCGGATGTTCCCGCGTCAACCGCCGAATCCGCTGCACTCGCCAAGGCCCTGAAGCAGCGTGGATTCCGCTTTGTCGGTCCCACCACTGCTTACGCCATGCAGCAGGCCGCCGGTTACGTCAACGACCACTTGGAAAGCTGCTGGGTGCGCGATGGAGGGTAG
- a CDS encoding DivIVA domain-containing protein, translating into MTTFLVFLAVLAAGAVALAATGLPARRRSTAHPEGTAAARALPGAGGTGDPGLAEPDPRLPPVLLPDHVQASDIGRLRFSVALRGYRMDQVDEVLARLATALAERDAELAALRNPPGGRTEEPGARS; encoded by the coding sequence GTGACAACATTCCTGGTCTTCCTGGCAGTCCTTGCCGCAGGGGCTGTGGCGCTGGCAGCCACCGGGCTTCCGGCGCGCCGCAGATCCACGGCCCATCCGGAAGGAACCGCCGCGGCCCGGGCCCTTCCCGGAGCGGGGGGAACGGGGGATCCCGGACTGGCGGAACCTGACCCGCGGCTGCCGCCGGTCCTGCTCCCGGATCACGTCCAGGCATCCGATATTGGGCGGCTGAGGTTTTCCGTTGCGCTGCGGGGATACCGGATGGACCAGGTGGACGAGGTCCTGGCGAGACTGGCCACGGCGCTCGCCGAGCGGGATGCCGAGCTTGCCGCCCTCCGGAATCCTCCGGGAGGCCGGACGGAAGAGCCGGGAGCGCGTTCATGA
- a CDS encoding amino acid ABC transporter permease: MSNQAVLFDVPGPKAKRRILVFNILGGLFVLGVLGFAVNGLAEKDQFEAAKWTPFLEWETWRYTLLPGLLATLRAAGVAVVTSIVFGLIFGFGRLSGLAPLRWVCDVVVEFFRAVPVLLMMIFLYQFFAKSTPMEASSAPFWAVVVALTLYNGSVIAELVRSGVFGLPKGQREAGLAIGLTPSQSLRSIEIPQALVAMLPALLGQFVVILKDSALGYIIGYTDLLANAQRFGAGAGNMLPSLLVAAAIFILINMLLTFTAQRLSRLLGARAGKLLEREDAIDPEGVEAPVK; this comes from the coding sequence ATGAGCAACCAAGCTGTCCTGTTCGACGTTCCCGGGCCCAAGGCCAAGCGCCGGATCCTGGTCTTCAATATCCTTGGCGGACTCTTCGTCCTGGGCGTGCTGGGCTTCGCAGTCAACGGCCTGGCGGAAAAGGACCAGTTTGAAGCTGCCAAGTGGACTCCGTTCCTGGAATGGGAAACCTGGCGCTACACGCTGCTGCCCGGCCTGCTCGCCACCCTGCGGGCCGCCGGCGTCGCCGTGGTCACTTCCATCGTCTTCGGCCTGATCTTCGGCTTCGGCCGGCTGTCCGGGCTGGCGCCGCTGCGGTGGGTGTGCGACGTCGTCGTCGAGTTCTTCCGCGCCGTTCCGGTGCTGCTGATGATGATCTTCCTGTACCAGTTCTTCGCCAAGTCCACGCCTATGGAAGCGTCAAGCGCTCCGTTCTGGGCCGTGGTGGTGGCGCTGACGCTCTACAACGGATCAGTCATCGCGGAACTGGTGCGTTCGGGCGTCTTCGGCCTGCCCAAGGGCCAGCGCGAGGCCGGCCTGGCGATCGGGCTGACCCCGTCCCAGTCGCTGCGCAGCATCGAGATCCCGCAGGCGCTGGTGGCCATGCTGCCGGCCCTGCTGGGCCAGTTTGTCGTGATCCTCAAGGACTCGGCCCTGGGCTACATCATCGGCTACACCGATCTGCTGGCAAATGCCCAGCGCTTCGGCGCCGGTGCCGGCAACATGCTGCCCTCCCTGCTCGTGGCGGCGGCGATCTTCATCCTGATCAACATGCTGCTGACCTTCACCGCGCAGCGGCTGTCCCGCCTGCTCGGCGCGCGGGCCGGGAAACTGCTGGAGCGAGAGGACGCCATTGACCCTGAAGGCGTCGAAGCGCCGGTGAAGTAG
- a CDS encoding leucyl aminopeptidase family protein: MQRVPRGFSQAAGAAGPAGAVNGHGAANSVMTAVSALEPLQRRAGDPTAGTGLQPGPDEGVDVLVAAIAAAPQTTVREDTEEALHPTPQPRRGAVETALGYEVDVAARAATAGVTGKAGETLLVGPPSAKEGSLPAKLIFLGVGDESVQSMRRAGAALARATRGAQLIRAAVVDGLDPAAQQAFVEGFLLGGYTAPRRGKTPAGPPMARKMEVTGLDPEALNIAEITARAVWLARDLTNLPPDVATPEWMAGQSRAVAARAGLEVSVLDEAELLRRGFGGMLAVGSGSAHPPRLVQVSYQPESGDGEHVVLTGKGITFDSGGISLKPRDAMMAMKMDMAGAAVVLAAVEAAAELKLPYRVTAVLALAENAIGGSAYRPGDVVDTYNGTTVEIGNTDAEGRMVLADALAYAAAELAPDVLLDVATLTGAAALGLGQQYGALFANSAQLLAGMEKAGRTSGDRVWQLPLVHEYEYALESVTADLAHVAPPALKFGAGAIVAALFLEKFVDGVPWAHIDIAGPMRAGSDSHEVSKGATGFGTRLLISYLRDAAKGS; the protein is encoded by the coding sequence ATGCAGCGAGTTCCCAGAGGATTCTCCCAGGCGGCCGGGGCAGCCGGGCCAGCCGGGGCAGTCAACGGGCACGGGGCGGCGAACTCGGTGATGACCGCCGTGTCCGCGCTGGAGCCGCTGCAGCGGCGTGCCGGCGACCCCACCGCCGGTACCGGGCTGCAGCCGGGACCCGATGAAGGTGTCGATGTCCTGGTGGCGGCCATTGCGGCTGCTCCCCAGACAACAGTCCGGGAGGACACCGAGGAAGCGCTGCATCCAACCCCGCAGCCGCGCCGGGGCGCAGTGGAAACGGCGCTCGGATACGAGGTGGATGTGGCTGCCCGGGCAGCCACTGCGGGAGTCACCGGCAAAGCCGGCGAGACACTGCTGGTGGGGCCGCCCTCCGCGAAGGAGGGCAGCTTGCCGGCGAAACTGATTTTCCTCGGTGTCGGCGATGAGTCGGTGCAGAGCATGCGCCGCGCCGGTGCCGCCCTGGCCCGGGCAACCCGGGGCGCGCAGTTGATCCGCGCCGCGGTGGTCGACGGACTGGACCCTGCCGCTCAGCAGGCCTTTGTGGAGGGCTTCCTCCTGGGCGGATACACGGCACCCCGCCGCGGAAAGACTCCGGCCGGCCCGCCGATGGCCCGGAAAATGGAAGTAACCGGGCTGGACCCGGAAGCCCTGAACATCGCCGAAATCACTGCCCGTGCCGTGTGGCTGGCGAGGGACCTGACCAATCTGCCGCCCGACGTCGCAACCCCCGAGTGGATGGCCGGGCAAAGCCGTGCCGTAGCCGCCCGTGCTGGCCTGGAAGTATCTGTGCTGGACGAGGCTGAACTGCTGCGGCGCGGATTTGGCGGGATGCTTGCCGTCGGTTCCGGATCCGCCCATCCGCCCCGCCTGGTGCAGGTTTCCTACCAGCCGGAGTCCGGGGACGGTGAACACGTGGTGCTGACCGGGAAGGGCATCACCTTCGACTCAGGGGGAATTTCCCTCAAGCCCCGCGACGCCATGATGGCCATGAAAATGGACATGGCCGGGGCCGCCGTCGTGCTGGCCGCAGTTGAGGCTGCGGCGGAACTGAAGCTTCCATACCGTGTGACAGCCGTGCTCGCGCTGGCCGAGAACGCCATCGGCGGGTCCGCGTACCGTCCCGGAGACGTGGTGGACACGTACAACGGAACAACCGTTGAGATCGGCAACACGGATGCCGAGGGCCGGATGGTCCTGGCCGACGCCCTGGCGTATGCGGCGGCTGAACTGGCACCGGATGTGCTGCTGGATGTGGCCACCCTGACCGGAGCGGCCGCTCTGGGCCTGGGCCAGCAGTACGGAGCGTTGTTTGCCAACTCAGCGCAGCTGCTGGCAGGGATGGAAAAGGCGGGACGCACTTCCGGTGACCGGGTCTGGCAGCTGCCGCTGGTTCACGAGTATGAGTACGCCCTCGAATCGGTAACAGCAGACCTGGCACATGTGGCGCCTCCGGCCCTGAAGTTCGGTGCCGGTGCCATCGTGGCAGCGCTGTTCCTGGAGAAGTTTGTCGACGGAGTGCCCTGGGCGCACATCGACATTGCCGGACCCATGCGCGCCGGATCGGATTCCCACGAGGTTTCCAAGGGCGCCACCGGATTTGGAACCCGGCTGCTGATTTCCTATCTCAGGGATGCGGCGAAGGGGAGCTGA
- a CDS encoding amino acid ABC transporter ATP-binding protein, with translation MPDSALTDSASPDSAAPLVSLKNVNKHFGDLHVLQNINLDVARGEVVVVIGPSGSGKSTLCRAINRLETIDDGEIAVDGKVLPAEGKALAKLRADVGMVFQSFNLFAHKTILDNVSLGPVKVKGMKSAEAKKLSMDLLERVGVANQANKLPAQLSGGQQQRVAIARALAMKPKVMLFDEPTSALDPEMINEVLDTMVGLAKEGMTMIVVTHEMGFARKAADRVVFMADGQIVEEATPEEFFTNPKSDRAKDFLGKILAH, from the coding sequence ATGCCTGATTCTGCACTGACTGATTCTGCATCGCCTGATTCTGCTGCTCCTCTTGTCTCGCTCAAGAACGTCAATAAGCACTTTGGGGACCTGCACGTCCTGCAGAACATCAACCTCGACGTAGCCCGCGGCGAAGTAGTCGTAGTGATCGGCCCGTCCGGTTCCGGAAAGTCCACTCTCTGCCGTGCCATCAACAGGCTCGAGACCATCGACGACGGCGAAATCGCCGTTGACGGCAAAGTCCTGCCTGCAGAGGGCAAGGCACTCGCGAAGCTGCGCGCCGACGTCGGCATGGTTTTCCAGTCCTTCAACCTCTTTGCCCACAAGACCATCCTCGACAACGTGTCTCTGGGTCCGGTCAAGGTCAAGGGAATGAAGTCAGCAGAAGCGAAAAAGCTGTCGATGGACCTGCTGGAACGGGTGGGAGTTGCCAACCAGGCGAACAAACTTCCGGCCCAGCTGTCCGGCGGTCAGCAGCAGCGCGTGGCGATTGCCCGGGCGCTCGCCATGAAGCCGAAGGTCATGCTCTTCGATGAGCCCACTTCGGCCTTGGACCCGGAAATGATCAACGAAGTCCTGGACACCATGGTCGGCCTGGCCAAGGAGGGCATGACCATGATCGTTGTCACCCACGAGATGGGCTTCGCCCGCAAGGCGGCGGACCGCGTGGTGTTCATGGCCGACGGACAGATCGTCGAAGAGGCCACTCCGGAGGAGTTCTTCACCAATCCCAAGAGCGACCGTGCCAAGGACTTCCTGGGCAAGATCCTCGCCCACTAG
- a CDS encoding glutamate ABC transporter substrate-binding protein: protein MRKTRYAAVAFAAAAALTLSACGGDSGNEAGGGETGSGETIKIGIKFDQPGLGFKEGNEYSGFDVDVAKYVAEDLGYSEDQIEWVETPSAQRENVLENGEVDMIFATYSITDARKERVAFAGPYFVAGQDLLVNADNTDIKGPEDLNGKTLCSVTGSTSAQKIKDTLAADVNLLEQGGYANCVTAMQGGQVDAVTTDDIILAGLASTDANSGKFKVVGNPFSEEQYGVGISKDSTQCEAINTAIRTMIEDGSWEEAIKANTEGADYTYNDELNPPEPAACA, encoded by the coding sequence ATGCGCAAGACCCGTTATGCAGCAGTGGCATTCGCCGCCGCAGCAGCACTGACCCTGTCCGCCTGCGGAGGCGACTCCGGCAATGAGGCCGGCGGCGGCGAAACCGGCTCCGGAGAGACGATCAAGATCGGCATCAAGTTCGACCAGCCGGGCCTGGGCTTCAAGGAAGGCAACGAGTACAGCGGCTTCGATGTTGACGTCGCCAAGTACGTGGCAGAAGACCTGGGCTATTCCGAAGACCAGATCGAATGGGTGGAGACCCCCTCCGCCCAGCGTGAAAATGTGCTGGAAAACGGCGAAGTGGACATGATCTTCGCGACCTACTCCATCACTGACGCCCGCAAGGAGCGCGTTGCGTTCGCCGGACCGTACTTCGTTGCCGGCCAGGACCTGCTGGTCAACGCCGACAACACGGACATCAAGGGCCCCGAAGACCTCAACGGCAAGACGCTGTGCTCGGTCACCGGTTCCACCTCGGCCCAGAAGATCAAGGACACGCTGGCGGCCGATGTGAACCTGCTGGAGCAGGGCGGCTACGCCAACTGCGTCACCGCCATGCAGGGCGGCCAGGTTGACGCCGTCACCACCGACGACATCATCCTCGCCGGCCTCGCCTCCACGGATGCCAACTCCGGCAAGTTCAAAGTGGTCGGCAACCCGTTCAGCGAAGAGCAGTACGGCGTTGGCATCTCCAAGGACAGCACTCAGTGCGAGGCCATCAACACGGCCATCCGCACCATGATCGAGGACGGTTCCTGGGAAGAGGCCATCAAGGCCAACACCGAGGGTGCCGACTACACCTACAATGACGAGCTGAACCCGCCGGAGCCGGCAGCCTGCGCCTAA
- a CDS encoding DUF3117 domain-containing protein codes for MAAMKPRTGDGPMEVTKEGRSLILRVPIDGGGRLVVELNAEEAGKLKDCLLGATS; via the coding sequence ATGGCTGCAATGAAACCGCGCACAGGGGACGGACCAATGGAGGTCACCAAGGAGGGGCGAAGCCTCATCCTTCGGGTGCCGATCGACGGCGGCGGACGGCTGGTCGTGGAGCTGAACGCCGAGGAAGCCGGAAAGCTCAAAGACTGCCTGCTGGGCGCCACGAGCTAG